gtaGTGGTTAGCTAAATTAgattgattataattttattaactataattaatactatttttaatattttaaataattttgcaTGCATTCAAATAGTTATTTTAAGattgtttaattaataaaaatacagtGGAATGTCGTTTTCTTTTACCAAAAATAGAATTAGATAGAcgaaaaaaaacattataaaacaataaaaatttcgCTTTAGATTCTTAAGCTAACTCATGAGCCGTTGAATTATCCAATGTATTAATATTGCTAATtgccaaaatgaaaaaaacgaCCTGAGATGCCAAATATTTTGACAAATGTCCCAACTAACTGTCGCTTGATAGTTGCTGAATTAATCGATTAAATCACCTATTTAACAAGAATATTATAGGTAGCATAATTCTAACTAAAAAATGGTATTTtagtaatatataaattaaataaaattattaatttaattcaaatatatatgcGTGCACGCCTGCCCATTTGATGTGtacagaaaataataataaaaaggacCAAAACAGTAGCAACCACGCAGCCTAAATTATAATGATATAAACAGAATGAGTTTATTTTCCAACAGAGACTACTAATCTAGAAGCACGAATCAGTCTAATATATTACTATGTTCACATAGTACAATATTTTATAGTGTTTCTAATTTCTATAATAGAATAATTGATTGATCCCCCCAGAAAATCCATATTTGtccattttaattatgattaagtTAAACCGTGCCTCGTTGTATGTGatcaaaattgattaaaagaatggagagattcttaggtagactcagtctaccatgtcatccgtggactaacctatcatataatgacacgtcattaaaatgatggcaatcttgtaaattcgtttattacttatttacactttttaatagtaatattacaagattgtcatcattttaatgacgtgtcattatgtgataggcttagttcacggatgacgtggtggaccgagtctatctaagaatttctcaaaagaatgaGCTTGTTAAGATTAATTACTTAACCAAATCAAAGCGACATCGGGTGAATTAGATCCACTTATACTTCTCATGgaattaaatgttttgtttctaGATGATATAGCTCTATCCATCCATCTCcaccaatttttaaaaattattcacTTCACTTTGATTATTCATATAAATAGTTTTTGTATGATTTAAACTTctaaacataaataataaattgcACAGTGATCTATGAGCATTTGGTGGCGAAATGATTCATCTGAAGATAAAAgcatactaattaaaaaaaattaaacgttaCTCTAATGATCAAGTTGGGtcgaaataaagaaaaaagagaaaaaaaaatacagaaagTGTATCAGAGTCCGAATTTTACTTGCAGGcgtgtattttatattttatagaatttgtgATGTGTTATTTCTCTCACTAATTCCAATATTAATTTGTTGAGCTGTATGCATTtttacaatatatttttttaatttgtttagtgCATGCGTCGCTCGTTCTGTTATGTCagatattttatttgaatgcTCACTCGGATTAGCTGGAGGTGGATAATGATAAACGAGAGTAGTCAGGAGTGCGGAGCTTTGAGCTCAGGGAGCACCAGGTGCTATTGCGCTTGTTCCTTCAACGATCAGAGTACCCGCAAAAGCAGAGTTCACGGCTTCATAATACACTATTGTGGTAGCCGAAACGGCGGATATCCGGCTCTCTAATGTATTGACTTGCAATAATACTTACGTCTTGCCCTTGAGTCTCTACGCCTCTCATGTTGTTCGTTGCGTTCAGGTTTGCACAATTCAGGAGAGAGCGTCATTACTGTCGAGATTCTGACAAAAAAGTTAGACATTCTATGCCCTGACATGAGTAACGAGAAATCCTGTGAAAAACACGATCGCCTGGCACTTCCCATTTCCTTGAATTGGGACGCATAAGTACCGTATTGATATCGAGGATGTGATGACATTATCATCTGTGAGAGCTTCGGTAATGCTGAGGCAAAAAGGCAAAGGCCTGCACGAAACCAAGCGCCAGCCACGAGGGAAAACTGCTTTCATGATCTTCTTCATAAGACTTCTGAGTGACCTTGATTTCACATAAACAACTGAGTGCCTTCTGCTCCTTGGACATATAATAGTTCCGAATCGAATCAAACCGTCTCTAGACATCAAGTTAGTGGTTCCGCTTTCACGATTGGATCTATATCGAATCTTAATATCAAGCCTCCAACAATAAAAGTACATGAACAGCCATTTGATCCCCGTCAAAGTCTTATTATGTACAAGATCCTTATGCTCTCTTTAATGCTTACTAATTTGCGGTCGATTTACATCTAGGTCGGTGATTTATATATACTGTTGGTTGAGGCTGTTTGTGTGTCTTTGGTatgaaatttttagttttaaattgtatttcgatttatttcaagAGTCCGAATTATATATCCATTTTGTGTGTCTACTTacgttttgaattttttgagttTGATTTTACACTAAATGGATATGCTATTTGGATTTTTGGTGATTTGTAGTTATTcatagaggaaattacaccatttactaaaaaaaatgaaaataattacaaaactacatgttgacttttttcatttacaaaaatattaataatatttacaaaagtaaaaaaaagtaaaaaataatatcaaacatacggtgtatactgtgtgTATAATGTCAgcatactaataaactaacattatattaacattttatcaacgttatatcaaaattataccgacattatacatactaagattttattaatattaaatgaaaatttaccaaaatttcatcaaatggtatactaaaaattaaattaataatataccaaaattataccaacagtataccaaaagtgtacacatcaaaatatactgaaattatattattacatcaacattacaccacatcgcatactaaatagtaacctaacaatatactaaaattataccaacaatatataaattttctagttcattaccaactatagtgaaaagtacatataaaaaaaatatacgtgttatcaactagaaaatatatatataaatttatgatcaccgaaaatatactgaaattatattaataataaaccaaatattatttttaaattatttgatttataattttagtattccaaaattatatcataattataccgacattatacaaatcgtacttttataattaatttttattttttgatacgtttgtaattaattttaaatcagtcgtatttttataaataaaaaaaatttacagatatttttgtaaatatttttaaaattttagatatttttgtcATTATTCCTTGTTTATATGTACCGTATTACCAATATGTAATAAGGGAAAAGGCAATTCTAATACTTTTTGCCGAAAAATGCAATTCTAATTATCAGTAACAAAAGTTAGGGTTACAAATGTTGACCGTAGAAGAGCTATACGCCTCCACTATTATAGCCAATTATTGTGGACATTCAAGCCTTGACTATATTTCTCTAATCTGCTTTTTTTACCAATATTTGACATCTACcttaccaatttttttttattattatatgtttGAATAATTTGTCacgttttatttttaaaacaagaatagaaaaataaaaaatttgtcacgtttgttttttttttttagaaaaaaaaatattggtaAAAAAAGCATGACAAATATTTGAAGGGCCCGTCTTCATTGTTTAGTTATCCTTCCCCATAATTAATTATGGCTGGATCCAACAACTAGCCATATTAAGCAAAAgttgctttttttttctttcaaagaaGCAAAAGTTGCTAATTCAATATAAAACAATAGAACTTGCTACCTTTATATTTTGAAATCTCTAATCATTGTACTAATTAACTATTAATTCCTATAATTTTAGCTTGATTTGATTCGTTAGCATGCATAACAAATTATTAATAACAAGCATCAACCATTGTGGTGCTTAGACCtaacaaaatatattaattagagCTTCACCCACAGTCCTTGAACTTATATCTCCTTTCCTGTAaagtccttttattttaatttataaccaTAAAATCTCtaacttttaaatataatacaaaaaaaaatctttatcgtacatttataaaataattagtcAAAAATGTTAGACATGAATAATTTAACTTGTTTGGCAAATGAAAAtcataaatgtaaaaaatacaaatcaaagACGCAATATTGAATCAAATATCACTAAAATCGCTGATATGttaatttgtatctttttttttcaatcaattgtATTATAAGCgttcaaatatgtatttttcgATAAATAGATTGTAAAATAGACAATAATTTGTTTTCATTTAAAGGTAAGAATTTGTTACTCTCTATGTTCCAATATAATTGTCCACTTTCTTATTATCACACatctaaaaaaaacataattaatattgtaaatttttactatacccttatttaatgtagtcattatatattttaatagataCTAACTCCATTGGATTTTGAATAAGaacaatacaaaaataaatcttAAGATTTATAATTTACCggaaatgaataaaaaaattgagataaaaaatattaaaaaaatagacagTTGTATTGAAACCAAAATAGTATTAAAaacttaaagaaaaaaaaaatatgatagaAGGTAGAGGAAGGTTCATATTACGTAGATGAAAATTACCTCGGATGTCAAATTACTTAATTCCTGAAAATAAAACGTGGGTATGAAGCAAATTTAGCTCGAAAatcctatatttttgttttaaaattacataacaAATGAGGTTTAGTCTAGAAGTATTTTTTAGTCTCAGGATTAGCTAATTCTATATGTCACTCTCTTAATCCCCTCCAAGGAAAATTGAGCAGCAACAGAAAGAACACAATCTTTAACCTAATGGCATAAAAATCCACCAAAAATGAAAGAACCCATGTGAAAATCAATAGCAAGAATcaaagagaataaaaaaaaatgaaatgcataattaaatattaaaaggcGGCGACCCCAAATGGTCAACAATTTCATCTCACCCTGTCTGTCTCTTTCTGCAACTTCCTTCTTCTTTCTCCACCTATCTCGCCCTTTATATACTCACACAACTACCTCCGTCTCTCTCTAAAACCTCACAGGATTATTCAGCattcaaaaaactaaaaagcaTAATTAGCTTAATTAAGAGCAGTAATTAAAGAAACAAGAAAGCTTAATTCAAAGATAATTATGCTGAGGTTAGAAGTTGCTATACCTCCACCGACGATGGATTTCGACTTCAACGATGCCAGGCCTATGCCGTTCTTGAGTGCTCCGTCTACGCCCAGGCGTTTGGGTGATTTTTCTCTCAGTGCTCCTTCCAGTCCCTCCAGAATCGCCGAGTTTTATCGTTCTTTTGACGAGTTTGAAGATAGTAACAGCGCCGGATTTGCTTTTAATTGGGAGGAAACACCTGGCACGCCGAGATCTCCGTCGCCGAAAGGAGATGAGTTCGCTTTTGATTTTAGGTCTGAGTTAGAAGAAACTTCTCTTTCTGCTGAAGATCTTTTCGACGGAGGTAAAATCAAGCCGCTGAAGCCGCCTCCTAGACTACAGTATGAAGACAGGAGTCCTCTTTTGTCTCCGAGATCGCCGAGATCACCGCTAGCTCAAGGGAAAAAAATGATTCGTGAGGCTTTCTCGCCGAGGAAGAAGAAAGATTATTCAGATCCATTTGCTACAGCAGCTGAAAATACTCGAAATCAAAGAGGTAGAGATAGAAGTCCGGTGAATTTAACATCTAGTGCGAGCCGCCGGCGAGCGGCGAGATCGCTGTCTCCGTACAGAGTATCGGAATATCCATGGGAAGAAGAGGAAATAAAGTTACAAGACAACGCTAAAGAAGAATCTACCACTGCTCAAAATTCGAAAACTGCTTCATCTTCTGTATCTCAGAATAAGAGTTCTTCAAGAAAATGGAGATTGAAGGATCTTCTACTGTTCAGGAGCGCATCTGAAGGAAGAGCATCGGATAAGGATTATAAGCTTTATCCGTCATTCTTTAGAAAACCTGAAGATGCAAAGAACTCGAGCTTCCGGTCGAACGACAGTACCGGTTCAGGGTCGTCGGGGTCGAGGAAGAAGGGGCAAGTGTCGGCTCATGAACTGCATTACAAAACGAATAAAGCGGCATCTGAGTATATGAAGAAGAAAACTTACTTGCCTTATAAACCAGGCATTTTGGGAAGATTTGCCTTCTAGCCATGTTTGATAATGACGAACAAGTTGTAGAGAGCTATATGAATTACATTCATTTCTTGTTTTGAGATTACTTTACAATTGTATGTAAAAGGATGGTACATATTACTACAGCCATATCCGAACCAAGTCtcagataaattaattttgttatcttatatcatttgatttcTGCAGTTCCCAATTTTTAATcagaattttgttaatttctgaGCATTATTGAGCATCTTTGGTTGTCATTCACTAGTACTTCCAAGAAAGATAAAGCATAAGCTCTGCATGCAGCTAATCACTACAGGTTACTTTACTTTTTAGTAATAGCATCTCGATAAAAAGGGAGCACACAAataatattattcataaaaaaaattagagttaattacTACTCACTTAAGAGTTAAGACAAAAttactgttttttttaattttaaaaatttactattccctccgtcccgtaaagatagaaaaagtaccacctttttttgtcccataaaaatagaaaaagtggagttaattaagtcaaaaattatcaaaatacccctacatgcttatcataaaacattaaatgcatattttgaaaaaataaaaaaaaagagttgtAAGTGTTATATTTAGTAAAATGGCTTTGGGAAATGTACATAACTAATTGATTACAAATagtaatttagacaaattatcacaagttacctataaataactactttcttaattcttgtaaaatgggtgctttttctatctttacgggacggagggagtattattttttgCTGACATTTAAGTAGTATTAAATAACTAAACTCCTTAGAAAATTACAACCtatttctctctctaaaaatttTCTCTCAACTTGATCTTGAAGGGTGGGAGAAGATAATTTTCCGGTTTAACCAGAATACCATCCTCTccgttcatattaagtttatatttatattttttttgatttttaatcaataaatcGTCTTAgctttgtaaatttatttaaggATTGTTATAGTTTTTGTCGAGTTTTCTTGATAATCGAAGATATTTTGATGATAAAAATCTACTGAAGATGAAGATCAGAAAATATGAAACTTCAACGGATCTAGCGGTTTGAAAGTTTGATTAGAAGTGTTTCAAAATCAAAACACTAGCACATAACGGAACTTTGTTCATCGTTGTGGCCCAAGATGACACCTTTAACGAGATTCGCGGCTTGAATCTTTTCATTTTCGATTAATGTTttgcttgttttttttgttgtttcataaatttttaatagcatagaatttgaaaaccatattaaagagaataataattttgaataaatttaagGAAGGTAATTATCTAatccaaaaagaataaaaatagaaatgaaaGCTTATAGTAGTTGGTCATGGATTACGATTACTGAGAAATATGAGTTGaacattaaaatgatattttagcAGGTCTGTCAAGCGTCCGTGGTGGTGGAACAATTGAAAAGTCATAGCAGAACAGGACATGTGTCATGCAAGTCTAATGAAGGATGAGCTGTTTTAGAAAGACTTCACAAATATATTAGCATATCTTAAGCTTTGAAAATGATCAGGCTTAGCCAATAGAAGAAATTGTCTTCTTCTAGAACAGGGGTAACGTCACAGGCTTTTTATATTATCAGATTTGACAATGCCATCGACCATATCCGTTAAGTGAGGCCCAGCAATTTAATACTAAAACCTATATTTGGGCACCTGGCGCAAATAGAGAGTTTATATCTCACCCACACATACCGCCCACTAGCTACTTAACCGACTTTAAGACATGCTAGTAAAGTTGAAATTTAGGTTTCCTGCCAAATTAGTGTAAAGTGGAGAAGGGCAGGGAACAAGGGCAACATAAAACTCCGGTTCAACTGATCAATTCACCAGTTTGTAAGTATTTGTTCAGATTCAAAGGGATTCAACTGGAACTTCAGTATTTAAGAATGAACTAGACAAGCCTGATTTTTAATTTGCAGTCGAACCAGTTGAACTAGCCAGTCCGGTTCGGTTGTTAGAACACCGAGGGGAACCACCAACACAGGCAGTTACTACAGCATTGTTAATCCTTCAAATCTTCGAACCAGCAAATCATTGGCAACCAACAATTAAAACCGTAATTGTCTTGTTCAACTTCCAAAGATACACAAATTTATTATTGACAAATTGCACAGAAAAAAACCACAATAAACTTGCAAAGGGTTGATGTATCACCAGAACAGGGGCTGCAATGATAATGTCATTCCTATTCACTCTATAAACAACAAGACCAACCAAACCATGGCTCAAGTAACATTTCAAATGACAAATTTCTGATATGGTTATGCCAACAGAAGACATTTTCTGTTTAATGTAAAAGAAGGCAGCTTATTCATTTTTTCAGGTTCCCCAAATTTACATCAGATAAAGCAGAGTTACCGCACAAGCTTATAGTTCTTCCTGGCCATCTGAATTTCTCAAGCTCCGCCGAGCCCTCAAGTTCTGAAACTAGAAAATTAATGGCAGAATTTTATATCTAAGCGGGTAAAAGTCAACATATAACTGATACAGAAAATTCCAGGGACCAGATACCTTGATAGCGCATGCTTAGTCATAGTTATCAACTTTGATTGGAGTAATGTCATCAGCAACATTGAAGTGTCCAACTAAGCGTGCAAAGAACACCATTTCTTGTTCCAGCGTAAATTTAATGTTCTCAGCCTGCAAATAATCAGAGATCCAGCTTCTGTGTCACTCTCACTTACTAATTCCATGGTCAGATTAAATATTAAAGTACAGAACTAGTAAATGCCTTTCGAAAACCATGCTGTTCTCCTTCATATTCAACAAGGGCAACTGGCAAACCCTTTTTCTTTAAGGCATTGTATATTGTACGAGCTTGATCAGGGGGTACAACCTGCAGAATGAAAAGAAGATGCTTTAAACACGAATATATGTACTATAAGATATAATAACATAAAGACAAGAAATGATGCATGACTTCAAATTACAATATTCACGTTACAATCTATCAGAACACTCTTACTTGCATTACAGAAATATAATCCTTGGCTCAAATTGGAAACatgataaattaattagttgtgCCAAAATCTCAGTCCTATAATAGATGATAAATAGAATGATAGTTTTGTCAAGTTTAACTCGGAAAGCAGCCAAGATTTTCATatgtttatgaaatttaatactGTTTCGTTGCGTATAATCAACTTTAGCAATAGATCTCTTGTTTCTCATTCCTGGCTCATCGGTACTCTTCTTCACATCATTCTTACAgccaaaataatacaaaatagaTAAAACATAGCACGTTTACCTTATCTTCTAACCCTTGGAACAGAATTAAAGGGCAAGAAAATCTATCAACATAATTTATTGGGGACCTCTCAAAGTACTCCTTCTCATCACCTGCGTTCAGTTAAGGATTACGTCACCCAcaaaatgaaacacaaaataaactctCTATTCTAGAGATATGGTTAATTAACTTATTACCAATGAGGTTATCAAGGTAACGAGACTCGAATTTGTGAGTTTCCGCTCTCAACAAGCTTAAGTCTGCTACCTGttaataagccaaacattaaaatctGCCAGACATTAGTACTATGAAGAAAAATCTTTAAGATCCTACCAAAAAAGAATGAAAACAGTTTCGCTATCAAGGAAAAAATATCACAAAAGGGAAAGGACAAAACTCAGAATTTACAGAATAAGAAGTAACGAAACTTCATGGATGTTCTTAAATTTCCACATAATACAAGTTATGCataagaaaaaggaaaagaaaaacaacACAAATATTTATACTAATTGTATATTTTCAGTATTAAACCACTCCCAAAAGGAACCCATTTACTGTAGAAATAAACCATAAAATTAATGACTTTTAATGTTTATCATTACATGCTACCCCCCATCAAAGAACTCTCTAGACTCCACCCCAACTAAAAGCTAAGAACTAACTGGAAATCAGATTTGTAGGATGGCTACAATCTTTGTCATGGCAGCCAAAATCAATGTTGACCAAAGTAGAATCAACAACATATAGCTATCAGTTTGAATCAGCAAAAGACAGTGTTTGTTGACTTAAAGCTGAATTCAGGGAATGTGGGTACTCTTTTAATTGTTCATTTCGATATTGGATGAAGCACTCACACCATACAATGAAGCACCAGCTTTAAATGTGTCTTTGAAAGCAAGGGCAGCTAATGTTGTATAACCACCAGCTGAGCCTCCAGTAATACACAGCCGTCCCCCGTCTGCCTTATCAGTGTCCACCTTGAAGAAATAAATGTGCATAATTATGAATGGGTAAGTACTAATTCTAGCACAACATAGAATCTACTGGAAAAGAAAGACAGATACTTACCAAAAATTTAGCGCAACTGCAACAATCATTAACATCTACAATTCCCCAGTTGTTTAGTAATCGTTCTCGATATTCTCTACCATAACCTTCAAAACAATATCCAAGCAACATCacataaatttgatttttttcccaTACAACACATAAACATAACACTACAGGGCCATAATTCTTTCCTTTATTTTAAGATGTGCAGCAAGGGGCAAGGGTTCAATGTGTTGGTTAAACAGCTAATACAATCAGAATTCCCTACTCATACATTCTATTTAAGATCCCTCGGAAAAATGGAATTCAGAATGCAATGGAGATGATTAAGGGAAAATGTCACAAACCAGTGCTTCCACCATAATTTACATCCACAAAGGCCCAACCTCGACTGGTCCAATACTGAATACTTAGTTTTAAAATTCCACGTGTCTCAGCGGTAGGTCCCCCTGCAAAATTTAAACACTTCCAATGCTATAACATTTTTGCTAGTAGAGCGAATTTCTTATTTAGTCAATATAAAGGACAATAAAGACAGGTCACTCGACAAGTTCAGAAAACAGCATCTTAATCAGAAGACATCCAAGTGATGAGATCAATCTAATATGGGGCAAATAGCCATTAAATACCATGACTTTGCAGCAACAATGGAGGCTTTTCTTCTGGA
This region of Mercurialis annua linkage group LG1-X, ddMerAnnu1.2, whole genome shotgun sequence genomic DNA includes:
- the LOC126665235 gene encoding uncharacterized protein LOC126665235, with the protein product MLRLEVAIPPPTMDFDFNDARPMPFLSAPSTPRRLGDFSLSAPSSPSRIAEFYRSFDEFEDSNSAGFAFNWEETPGTPRSPSPKGDEFAFDFRSELEETSLSAEDLFDGGKIKPLKPPPRLQYEDRSPLLSPRSPRSPLAQGKKMIREAFSPRKKKDYSDPFATAAENTRNQRGRDRSPVNLTSSASRRRAARSLSPYRVSEYPWEEEEIKLQDNAKEESTTAQNSKTASSSVSQNKSSSRKWRLKDLLLFRSASEGRASDKDYKLYPSFFRKPEDAKNSSFRSNDSTGSGSSGSRKKGQVSAHELHYKTNKAASEYMKKKTYLPYKPGILGRFAF